TCACACATGCACATTTAACGTACAAAAAGGTTTAAATTTACATTTGTGATTGCTCCCGGCAGTATATTCCATGTTGAACTGGGCTCTTCTTTATTGAAGCTGTAGGACAAACTGGTATTGTGTATAATTCTAAGTCATGTAGGGGAGGAGCACACTCAAAAGACCAGAATTATGAGTTTTATAATCGTTGATGCTCCGTTAGCATAAAATGTAATTTTGAGCTGACCAGTCATTACTGTTTTTACAGTGGTGGCCTCGGCTTTGCATCAGAAAATCAAGTTTCGGGtaggaaatgagaaaaataacaGGGGATCAAAAAATTGCTCGAAAGTGTTATGTGGACGAGGTAACAATTGGACAGAAAGCTATCAAGATGGAACACCCCATACGATCAGGGCTTGGAAGTTATGATCAATTATACTTAATAGAGGACATCGTCCAAATCACGACCGAAGAGGAAAGTGAAAGGGTTGTTGTCTCTTCCCCAAACGGAATGATTCGGATAGCCAAAATGTTAGAGGAGCCCTTGAGGGGTCGGCTCTTAGAGTGCTTACATAAAAACAAGGAAGGTTTTGCTTGGTCCGAAGTGGACCTCATTGGCGTCTGAAAAGAAGTCTTTTTATTTCAATCGGACTTCATCGGCTTTTAATTGTCTCAGTCTTTTTATTTTGGCAGTGTGGGCCTCAGTAAGGCTCGGTCCGAGGTCCTCTTCTATGGGTCGAATGGCCCCGATTCTTCCATTGGAAAGGAAGGGACATCCAGAAAGTCTATTAACTCTTGTATGACAGACTTATCAGGGAAAGGCACCCTTAAGCCTAGGTTTGATTAGGCTGAGTGAACTTACTGAAAGGGGTCAGATGATAAGTGGTCGGTAATGAGATAGGCAGGTCGGGCAAGCTCTTTTAAATCCAACAAAGTGACAGCTCGGAGGAAATAAAAGTGGAAATGAATGGTGGAAGCTCCTATTTATACTCGAATGAGTCTCACGTTGGACGCCCGATCGAAATGAAACCAATGGCCCGGATGTGGAGGTGGATGCTTCCAAACCCAAGATCCATGACTTCACTATCACCCTCCCCACGAGTGTCAAGGTAACACTTAATttcttttatgagacggatcctAAGTTTTGTGTGGATTGCAATGTACTCGGTCACTCTTGGGATTATTGCTTGCGTAACAAAGATCGGATTGTTGTGGATGATACTTTAGTGGAGGGCCGTGGAGTAGATGTCCATGTAGGGGGTGTTAGGGATGGTGCTCGAAGCCGGTCCCGTAATGCTCGACGTCGTTGGAATAGACGCCAAAACCGTGGGGGTTTGGGTGCTAGGGGGCGTGGCACTAGGGGTGGCCGTAGGTTTAATGGGGGTCGTGGAGATGGTGCGGAGATTGGTGTGGATTTTGATGATGGTGTGGTGCCCCCGATCTTGGGGTTGATGGGGATGGCCGTGGGTTTATTGAGGGTCGTGGAGATAGTGGGGAGAATGGTGTGGATTTTGTTGATGGTGTGGTGCCTCCCGATCTTGGGGTTGATGGGGGTGGTGGTGGAGACACTTTGGGTGTTGAGACCATTGATCCCATTGTGGAAGAAGATAGATTTATGGTCACACCTAGTGATGGTGGTGACAAATTTGTTGTGGAGGTGTTTGTGGATGAGTGTGATGATGAGGGCTTTGAGGATGTTAATAacaaacataccgaaaaagctATCTGTTACCTCAAGCGGTTGGAGAAGCCGTGCAATTCGGGGAGTTCGAGCTCTAATTCCGCGGAGTTTATTGAATTGGACCCCCGAAGTTGGTTGCCTAAGTTGAATGCGAAATCGATTTTGATGACTAGAGCTCAAGCGGAGGCTCGGCGGCTAAGGGCCGCCTCTCGTCCCTTATGAAGATTGCTTGTTGGAATGTGAGGGGTTTTAACAAGCCTCTCAAACAAAGTAATGCTCAAGGGTTGATTAAAAAGCATAACTTGAGTATTCTTGGTTTACTTGAAGTCAAAGTAAAGGCATGTTTGGTGGATCGCATGATGGCTACGAATTTCCCGGGTATgtcttttattcataatttcTTGTTAAGTGATAAGAGTCGTGTCTTGCTTATGTGGAACAATAGTGTTGTCAATGTTGATCTCTTGGAAATGACGGATCAAGTgaatcatgtgaatgttgttTTCTTGCATTCTAATAGAGTCTTTGTTATCTCATTTGTTTATGGTTTGAATTCGGTGGTGGAGAGGAGGCCATTGTGGGATTTTTTGATGGGTTGTGGTGATAGTGTGGTCTTACCGTGGATGGTATTGGGTGATTTCAACTGTGTTCGATTCCCGCATGAGAAAATGGGTGGTCTTCTGATTAGGCCCCGTGATATTGTTGACTTGGGACGTTGTATCTCACACCTTGAGTTATCGGATGTGAACCATGTGGGTTGTTTCTTTACTTGGTCTACTTTGGCGATTTCTTCTAAACTTGATCGGGTAATGGATAACCACCACTGGACACAATCGAATCTTGATGTGTTTGTGGACTTCTTGGCTCCGGGGTGTTTCTCTGACCATGCTTATAGTGTTGTAAGCATTTTTCGGGATAGTGTTCGTCGTGCCACTCCTTTCAAATTCTTTAATATGTGGACTTTACATCCGGACTACCACAGTCTTGTGGGTGATAATTGGTTCTATGGGGGTGGGGGCACGCACAGTTTGTACTGAAAAAGAAATTGATGCGCATGAAGCGAGTTCTCAAACAACTTAATGGTGAGCATTTTAGTCATATTTCGAGCCGTGCAAACCGGGCGAATGATGAGCTTATTGATGCTCAAAATCGGGCACTTAGTGGTGGCTTTGTGGATGATGGTATTGTGGAGTTGGATGAAAAGAGCAGAGTTTCTTCTTGAGGCGGAGAGATCATTTCTGTCCCAAAAAGCGAAGTGTGAGTACTTGAAATACGGTGATAGATGTTCTAAATTCTTTAATGGTATGATCAAGCGTATCATCAAGAGGAATAAGGTTGTGGCTTTGACTCTTGGTGATGGTACTGTCTCGTTGGATCAGGATGTGATTGCAGGGGAGTTTCTAGACTTCTACCGCAACCTCTTAGGTGTTGGCATGGAGAGGACTGACATTGATGCGAATTTGGTCTCTCTTGGACCGTTGGTGGGTGACGATTGTGGATGGGTTGATTGCGCAGGTGCATAGGGAGGAGATCCGTACTGCTTTGTTTGGTATTGATGATGACAAAGCTCCGGGTCCGGATGGTTTTGGTTCTGCtttcttcaaaaaaatcatGGGATATTGTGGGTGATGATGTGGTTTCAGCTGTGGGAGAGTTCTGTCGGTCTGGTAGACtgttgaagcaatggaatcatGCTTCCATTGCTCTTGTTCCTAAATCTGACCACGCTACTACAGTCACTGACTTCAGGTCGATATCTTGTTGCACAATATTTTACAAGATTATTTCCAAGATCTTGGCAAACAGATTGGGGGCAGTGATTTCTCCTCTTATCAGTCAGGCTCAGGGTGCATTTGTCCCAGGTAGATCTATTGTTGAGAGCATCCACTTGGCTCAGGAGATGCCGAGACATTATGCTAGGAAGCGCTCTTCTGCTAGATGCATTATGAAGATTGATTTGCAGAAAGCCTATGACACAATCCACTGAGAGTTCCTTCGTGATGCCCTTCGGCTCTTGAACTTCCCTCCCATGTTTATTTCATGGATCATGGAGTGTGTTTGTACTACATCATTCTATATCTCCTTTAACGGCCAACTTCATGGGTTCTTTAAAAGTGCTAGAGGATTGAGGCAGGGGGACCCATTATCCCCTTTTCTTTTTGTCATTTGTATGGAGATTCTTTCCAGGTCTCTTCTTGGGCTTCTCGATCGCCGAATTTCAATTTCCACCCCAGGTGCGCTCTCTTGCATATTACTCATCTGGTATATGCTGATGAATTATTGATTCTGTCTCGAGGTGATGTGATGAGTGTGAGGATTTTGTTGGAGTGTGTGGATAGTTTTGGGAGGATGGCTGGCTTGAGAGCCAATGTGTTGAAATCTAATATCTATATGGCGGGGGTTAAAGAACCTGATAGGAGTGAGATATTGAGGATGTGTGGCTTTCGTCAGGGTTCTTTTCCTTTTCGTTACTTGGGTATTCCTTTGGCTGTGGCGAGGTTGAGGGAGTCAGATTATAGTGTCTTGATCAATGCTATCTCCAGAAAGATCTCAGCGTGGCCGAGACAGACTCTTTCCTATACAGGGAAGTTGGAGTTGATTCGTTCGGTGGTCCAAGGTGTGGAGTGCTATTGGCTTTCGGTCTTTCCTATCACATGTGGGGTGATTGACAAGATTAATTCAGTTTGTAGGAGCTTTATGTGGACGAGCAAGCATCATTCTATTGCATGGAGTAAGATTTGCTCGCCAATTGAGGATGGGGGTTTGGGTATTCGAGATCTTCGAGCTTGGAACAAGGCTCTTCTCACTAAGACCTTGTGGAATATTCACATTAACAAGGATACATTGTGGGTTCGGTGGGTGCATCATTATTACTGGAATGATGTCATGGATTGGAGGTGGAGGAAGGATGATATTGTTCTCATTAAGAAGCTCGTGGAGATCCGTGATGAGCTTTTGGCTCGTGAGGGGAGTTGGGATGCGGTGGTGGCTAGATTGTCGATTTGGTTTGGTACGACGAGGGGTTTGTCGGAAGCCTACATGAGTTTCTTACCAAGGGCAGGTAGATGGCCGTGGAAACCATTTTTATGGAGACCACACATCTTACCTAAACACCGTTTCGCCCTTTGGATTTTTGCTCATGGGAAGTGCTTGACAAAGGACAGACAGCCCTATATCCTAGACAAGTCTTGTGGTCTTTGTGGTACTGTAAATGAAACTGCACAGCATGTTTTCTTTGAGTGTACAGCTTCTACACAGCTTTGGGTTAGATTGTGGGAGTGGTTGGATGTTCAGTGTATGGCGCGTTCTATGAAAGGTTTACTTCGTCTTCTCCGCAGGAGATTCAGAGGTACTACCATGCGTGCACGGAGGTGCCACTCGGGGATAGCTGCATTGGTTTATCACATTTGGAGTGCTCGTAACAGAGCACTTTTTGACAGTGAGAGGCCGGATGTGGAAGTTATCTTTCGGAAAATTTTGATTCATGTTCATCGAACGTTGGCTGCTGGATGATGTTCATTTTTTGTCTCCCAGTATTTGGATTTCATTCTTGGGATGTATCTATTTTTTGATATAACCATTTTCTTCGATTATGGTTTTTGAACACTGATTATGTGATCCCTGGGTATGCCcagtatattttgtattttctttatttacCATCTATGATATGtgttcatataaaaaaaaataatggggCTTGTGATCCAACCAGATTATTAGTCTAAACTCCGTACTTCTTTTATGCTAAAAGGAGAGGTAACATTATACCTCTAAAATTGCCACATCTAGGTGGACCCAAGCCCATATCTGAAATTGGCTTAGCCTGTTAAGGGTCATGTCTCATTATTAACCAGGGGTGTGAAAAGTCCGAGAATATAGTTTCTTCCAAAAAATTCCGAGCTAAAAAACGTATCAAAAGGCCAGGGCCGATCCTAACAATATATGGGCCTGAGTCTAACTTTTAAAATGAGGCATGTGAATCATAATGtgtgttcatattttttttagttccatagcaatttttcaaattaaatcaatactttaaagacaatataaaaaactaaatgaataaaaatatcaaacatgtCCAAAATAATTACTAAAAAACAACCCGCCTAACAGTTTTAGAGCTAAAAATACTAATCAAGTCTGTATATTCAAGTTGTTCAATAATTTCTTTCTCAATCGATAACATAGCTAAttcattcaatctttcttgtgacATGGTTGATCGGAGAAAAGTTTTGATGAGCTTTAACTTTGAGAAATTTTCGctctgcacttgctactgtgaccGGGACAGTCAACAAGATTTTATAAGCAATATGAGCATTTGAGATTCTAAATGCAATCATTATTCATATGAGTATCACATAAAAACACGCTGATGATCAAGCGCAAACAATCTTTAGCCACATTAATAGCTTGAATGAATCTCACTTTTTACACAACTAAATAACTGGGAAAAGTTGTCTTACTCACCAACCGAATTCAACATCAAATATAGATATCAGTTACAGCCAATCACCACACATTCTTGATACGCCCCACATACACATTTTCAACCTTTcacttttgaattttgattttagctGGACCTGATATGGTGAACGAATGGACTGATTCCATGGGGCCTTTAGGGTTTTCAATTTTTCATCTCGTTatactttatatatattgatatttgaatacatattttaagaaatatttaggttttttctatgcactctcaaGCAAAGTTTCATAGCAGGAGATTTCTTGATTTGGAAACTTCCTCGTGTATATATTacaaaagcaaaaacaaaagagaaGTCTCAAATCTTGAATCCCCGCCTCAGAAAGAGTGATAAATCATTAATTCGAAGGTAATATATTATTGATTCTCTTTTTCTGATTTGTTCCGATCTTTATACTTGTCCTTAATCCGCCATGCTTCCCACAATTACTCCACCCTGATAAGAAAACTAGACTGGTTTGGTAAATCATACCAACAACTTATTGCCAACTAGATTAATTCATCCACTCCTGACTTTGATTTCGAAGATGACcgataatttcttaaaattttacgagtgatttttttaataataaaattcatgTTTCGGCCGCACTAATTCTTCACAAACTGGATTTTTCCTTTCGTTTCCATAGATGCATATGTGAGGGCTATCtagtattatatataataattttttaaaaaaatttttgagcCCCAGAAAAGATATGGGCCTCAGTCATTGGACTCATTTGACTCCAAATAAGCACGGCCCTGCACTACATGACTTAGAATTATACACAATACCAGTTTGTCCTACGACTTCAAGAAAGAAGAGCACAGGTCAACATGGGATATACTGCCGAAAGCAATCGCAAATGTAAATTTAAACCTTTTTGTACGTTATATGTGCATGTGTGAAGCATTTTCAGAGATATCCAAGAAAGCaccaattaaattatatatcttcCCCAAGAAAAACAGAGTATTGCCTCTATGCTCCTGAGGAGAACTATTTAATGTCAATAATTTAATAACACGTCCTCCAGAAGTCGTGATATATTATGATTACTGCATTACCCTATGGCAAAGGGTAAGGATCTTTGTTATCATGGAAAAAAAGTAGTCTTTCACTAATAATTGCAGGAGgtaaaaagaaagagaaagagaAGGGGAAAAAAGCTCAATAAAAACCATTACTTAAAGTTTACATTATAGCTACTTCAAGAAAACGAAAGGATCCACAGTATTCGCGCTACGCTTGCAGTGTTGAATAATAACAGATAAGAATTGAGTGCAGCGGCGACGCACAACAACAGCAAGAGGATCATCCATAGAGAAAGGAGTTGGATTCTTAATGGCATTACCGTACTATCTtcgaaaaaagaaacaaaaggattaataaagaaatatataattttaatgagtTAGCTGAACATTTGAGAAGCTAAAGCCCAAAAGTAAGTTGTAAATCACAAAGATGGCAAGTAGAAGGCTTCATTGTCAACAATATAGTGTGCGACTAACACAACCACACATCTAACTACAAAATTTGCTATATAATAAAAGGAGGCTTTTGAGAATTTTCAAATTAGAAATTATGTCTTTTCTTACACATTTTGTGATGTATAATATAATTTCTTTAACTCACATATTCAAAATGGCTCGTGCAATTATGGTGAATTTAAAAACTGGATTCAACTAGCATTTAAAAAGGCTACAATATGTAAACTGATACTAGTGATTAGACATTAATACAGAAATAcaataatattaatttgaaactatgaaatattttgtagaaaaatctaaaagaaataacttttcttttcctttttttaaaaaaagacaaataaattctcaaaaaaatatcaatcctcaattttttaaaaattaatacatgaAGCAATGTTCTAATTGAGGTCCAAAAAAGTAGATATAAACACGTCATCGTCCTCAAACTCAAAGATATTGTTGCTTTTCTTTCCCTGCATTATATTCTCCGACAAATaagaaaaacacacacaatGAAACGAAACGATGAATTCAATAACTCACCTATGACTTCTCCACATGCACTAAACTTGAACTTTCTCGATTCTCCAAGAAATTTTAGTTGATTATGTCGACAAAACCTACTTCAACTGCACCCAGATCATACCTCAGAACCAAGCGATTACCGAACAAGAGAGAAGCGAATCGAAGAGGTTTTACCGTTTCCAATCCTTTTGTCGAACCAGATTTTCGAAGCGGTTAAAGAATCCAAATCTTTGAAGTTCGAGTGCTCTGAGGTTGGCAAGAAAGTCGAACGCTTTTGCCCAATGCTACGCTCCGCTGCTCTTTGCCTCATCCACCACTGTGGAGCCCCATTCTACGACTGCGCCCTTCCCCAGAACTCTTGATGGCGATTGAGACTCTCGTGGATCTGAGATTTGATCAAATCTCATATTTATCGAGGTTTTATTTATGACGAAGATGTCTTCGTATTATTAACTGTCCTTGTGTTCGGATATCTCACACACACTAATGGGCTTGGACTCTTAGGTAATGGTTCGTGTGCTTGACTTTGTCAGAATTTGCATGAGTTTGGCCTTTTGCAGGCTGTGATTATTTGGAGTCAAATGAGTCCAATGACTTAGACCCATATCTTTTTTGGGgcccaaaaatttttttaaaaaattattatatataatactaGATAGCCCTCACATATGCATCTATGGAAACGAAAGGAAAAATCCAGTTTGTGAAGAATTAGTGCGGCCGAAAcatgaattttattattaaaaaaatcactcgtaaaattttaagaaattatcgGTCATCTTCGAAATCAAAGTCAGGAATGGATGAATTAATCTAGCTGGCAATAAGTTGTTGGTATGATTTACCAAACCAGTCTAGTTTTCTTATCAGGGTGGAGTAATTGTGGGAAGCATGGCGGATTAAGGACAAGTATAAAGATCGGAACAAATCAGAAAAAgagaataaataatatattacctTCGAATTAATGATTTATCACTCTTTCTGAGGCGGGGATTCAAGATTTGAgacttcttttttgtttttgcttttgtAATATATACACGAGGAAGTTTCCAAATCAAGAAATCTCCTGCTATGAAACTTTGCttgagagtgcatagaaaaaacctaaatatttcttaaaatatgtattcaaatatcaatatatataaagtatAACGAGATGAAAAATTGAAAACCCTAAAGGCCCTATGGAATCAGTCCATTCGTTCACCATATCAGGTCCagctaaaatcaaaattcaaaagtgAAAGGTTGAAAATGTGTATGTGGGGCGTATCAAGAATGTGTGGTGATTAGCTGTAACTGATATCTATATTTGATGTTGAATTCGGTTGGTGAGTAAGACAACTTTTCCCAGTTATTTAGTTGTGTAAAAAGTGAGAGATTCATTCAAGCTATTAATGTGGCTAAAGATTGTTTGCGCTTGATCATCAGCGTGTTTTTATGTGATACTCATATGAATAATGATTGCATTTAGAATCTCAAATGCTCATATTGCTTATAAAATCTTGTTGACTGTCCCggtcacagtagcaagtgcagagCGAAAATTTCTCAAAGTTAAAGCTCATCAAAACTTTTCTCCGATCAACCATgtcacaagaaagattgaatgaaTTAGCTATGTTATCGATTGAGAAAGAAATTATTGAACAACTTGAATATACAGACTTGATTAGTATTTTTAGCTCTAAAACTGTTAGGCGGGTtgttttttagtatttattttggacatgtttgatatttttattcatttagttttttatattgtctttaacgtattgatttaatttgaaaaattgctatggaactaaaaaaaatatgaacacaCATTATGATTCAGATGCCTCATTTTAAAAGTTAGACTCAGGCCCATATATTGTTAGGATCGGCCCTCATGTAGTGTGGCTTGTTATTTGTGACTCGATAGGTTTTCTTTAGTAGGCGTGGTAATGATGGCATTGTGCTAACATATGCAGCTATGATATGCTATGCAAAGATTTGCACATTTGAGCTACTGTTTCTTCTTGGGTGGATCTTTCTGCTTGGTCAATCctattttgaagaaaattagTTGTTTTGGTATTTATCTTTTCCACTATTTCGAGAGGCCCTCATTTGGCTAAAGTGCAAGCATGTCTTAGTTgaataaaatgttattttggtTATTGAGGCGTTGAACAAACCTGTGTCTGATTTCTCATGTCTTTtcttgttaaaaatcaaattacgAAGTAAAACCGAAGCAACTACAATATATTTTCTACTTAAAATGACTATTAACATGACTTCACAGTTTTGAAAATTACACTAGTCATCAAACAGTAATAACCACGACAGTTACTTCAAAGAAATAGTAACAATGGTTACTTGAAACACTTTCTCAACCAACAAATAAGTGATAACTTCAACCCAAAAATAAAAGGAGTTCGAATGGAAAGCGTTTCTAGAAAAAACTCATTATTACCGTTACACTTTCTCAAATCTCAAAGAAGATTGAAAGAAACAAATactaaaaatttacatatttttatgaGGACCAGTTAGTTAGGTTATGAAATTTGTTTCTTTAAACAGCTACTCCTCTCAGTAATGGTGACCGGTAGACTGAGTTATATGTGATATAAGAAGGTTCTGGCAGCAAGTGTTCCTCTCCATGATTTGGTTTTCAACATAGAGTGGCTGTTGCCTAATCCCCACCACTTTTTTGGTGgtttcaatataaaaattatggGAAAAGAATGGAGTTGATGTGTTTTATTTGTTATACTACAACGTGATTGCATGCCAACACTAGTTTCAATAATTCTTGTGGTATATACTAGCTACGTGATGTGAAGGTTAATTAAGATAAGACAAATAAGAATATGAAAATGTTCAACTCAAACATAATTAACAGTATTTAACGAGCAGACGGGGCTAAGGCTCCACTGGAAAGATCAGGGCTTTCAATATCAAGAAAGCTTGTCAAGAGTGTTTTCCTTGAAGATTGTGCATTTGAACTCGTTGATAAATCTGCTCCACTCTCAATCTTAGCTGCATCCTGTATGGCCACTATGATTTCTTGCATTCTTGGCCTCGAGTAGCCATATTGTTGGACACATTGGATCGCGATTTCTGCTATTCTCCATATGGATTCTATTTTGACATTCCCTGCCAGTCTAGGATCTATAACGCTAACTACATCACCTTTACGGATCAATGACCGTGCCTACGAAAAGAAAATAAGCTTAGTTCCTGTTAATTCTAAAGTGAGAACTCACAAAAAGATTGGGAGAGGTTACCCAGTGGACAATACTCCAATCACAACCATATTCCTCCGTGGAGACAGGCTTTCTCCCAGAGATAAGTTCTAAGAGAACCACGCCAAAACTATAAATGTCACTTTTTTCAGTCAATTGTTGATTTGCATAGTACCTTGGGGGACATGACAACACAGTTAGTTTCAGCCAGTAACTAAACACATTTAGACTACGCTTACGTACTCTGGGTCGAGATAGCCTACTGTTCCTCGTGCCACACTTGATACGTGTGTCAAGTCCTCGTCAGCTTGCCTCGACAGTCCAAAATCTGATACCTTGGCCCTCATGTTGATGTCTAGGAGAATGTTGCTTGTTTTAACATCACGGTGAATGATACTGGGGTTGCATCCGGTGTGCAGGTACTCAAGACCTGTTCAAGTATAATTTTTTGAGTATTAAATTAATGAACAACAGGGGTAAAAAGTTGAATGATCAACCTTTAGCTGCATCTTCAGCTATATGAAGCCGTGGAAGCCAGTCTAACTGCTTCTGCTCGTCAAAATCTGTCAAGCAAGTCTATCTCATTACTACGAAAAAAAATCTAAAGATAGTCGCATCTATATAGATACAAACCGTGTATACGATCCCTTAAGGTCCCATTATGCATGTACTCGTAGACAAGCATGCGCTGATTCACTTCCTCACAGTATCCAATTAAAGGAACTAAGTTTCTGTGATGTATTCTTGACAAGAGTGCAACCTGTGAGATGGATTCTTGATATTAATCGCTGGTATAAAATTACTTGCTGCAACTGTCTAAATTGACATTTCGTCTCACAGTTTCTGcctctaaaaaaattaaagatgctGGTTATACACCTCGGTCATGAATTGCTTGGTACCATGACTAGATAAGTCGGCCATGATTTTCACCGCAACTTCCTTCCCGTCCTTCATTTTCCCATAATAAACTGGTCCGAAACTTCCCTTTccaattttctttgaaaaactAGCAGTAGCTTCTTGTATGTCTGTGAGCGGAATATAGCATGCTACGCCTTCATCCATAAAAAATCCACCCCGTCCCATTGAATAGCCAGTCAAAGGCTTGTTACTGGTGCACCACAAACTTCCTGATTCGTAAAGCATATTTGCTCTGTTATTAATGAGCTAGAATGAAAAACATGCAAAATCACTGGCAAGAACCTTTATCATTCCTTATTGAAGTTATCCTTGTCCTAAAAAAACGAACTAGTATTATGCTTGCGATGGATAGGACAAAAAGAATAGCCAGCACTCCAACAGAAGTTGCAAGAACTAATTTGCTATGCATTTTTGTCACTCGTCTAAGATGAGGATTGCCTTGATagctgaaaaagaaaaagatactATTTACAACATGGAGTATTGGATTTATTCTATCGTTCATACTCGATGGGTTTAGGAAAACGATAAGCATACTCACTCGAAGGATAAGTTTCCTCTTAACAATGTTCTAGGTATTTTCCCAGACAAAGAGTTGTTCTGTACGTAcctgaaataataataataataataataataatagtaataataataataataataataataaacatgatACCATGAAACTTTCAAAAAACGGCCAAAGATTACTGCTTACAGTTGTTGTAAATGTGGTAGACTCGCCAAGTATAAAGGCAATGGACCAGTCAATTTGTTGTTCTCTAGATGCCTGCATATCCCAAGTAAATTATAATGACGAAAAATCAATTCAATTGGTTAGAATGAGCACACAGATGAAGAGCTTACAATATTTTCAAGTTGACAAGATTACTCATATCAGGGATTGTCCCACTCAGAGAGTTTCCATCTAGCCATCTACACAAATGAAACCAACCAAAATACCATGTGGGGTTGTATGTACATATGATTcagaaataaatttaaacttgtgCATGCTACTGCAGTTCTTACAACTCTGTTAACTCTTCCATGTCATTAAGCTTCCGTGGGATTTTACCATCCATTTTCTTTCCTGACAAGAAACTGTTTAAGGAGTCGGTGAATTAATAGAAAATTGAGTTTTTCATGAGAAGGTTTGGTGAGATGACTCACATCTTGGTGATTCTTGGTGGTGTGGAAGAGCTGCAACTCACCCATTCCCAGTTAGTAGGTATACAAGGATCACCACCTACCTCAAGCCATTCGCCGCTATCT
This window of the Primulina huaijiensis isolate GDHJ02 chromosome 3, ASM1229523v2, whole genome shotgun sequence genome carries:
- the LOC140972673 gene encoding uncharacterized protein, with the translated sequence MKIACWNVRGFNKPLKQSNAQGLIKKHNLSILGLLEVKVKACLVDRMMATNFPGMSFIHNFLLSDKSRVLLMWNNSVVNVDLLEMTDQVNHVNVVFLHSNRVFVISFVYGLNSVVERRPLWDFLMGCGDSVVLPWMVLGDFNCVRFPHEKMGGLLIRPRDIVDLGRCISHLELSDVNHVGCFFTWSTLAISSKLDRVMDNHHWTQSNLDVFVDFLAPGCFSDHAYSVVSIFRDSVRRATPFKFFNMWTLHPDYHSLVGDNWFYGGGGTHSLY
- the LOC140972675 gene encoding uncharacterized protein, coding for MSVRILLECVDSFGRMAGLRANVLKSNIYMAGVKEPDRSEILRMCGFRQGSFPFRYLGIPLAVARLRESDYSVLINAISRKISAWPRQTLSYTGKLELIRSVVQGVECYWLSVFPITCGVIDKINSVCRSFMWTSKHHSIAWSKICSPIEDGGLGIRDLRAWNKALLTKTLWNIHINKDTLWVRWVHHYYWNDVMDWRWRKDDIVLIKKLVEIRDELLAREGSWDAVVARLSIWFGTTRGLSEAYMSFLPRAGRWPWKPFLWRPHILPKHRFALWIFAHGKCLTKDRQPYILDKSCGLCGTVNETAQHVFFECTASTQLWVRLWEWLDVQCMARSMKGLLRLLRRRFRGTTMRARRCHSGIAALVYHIWSARNRALFDSERPDVEVIFRKILIHVHRTLAAG